The DNA segment TTAGCTGAAAAGTTTGTGAACTTATACAAAAAATTGAAATAGATAAGAAAGGCTTCCGCCTTTTTTTCTTCTTTTTAAAAACTAGTGTTTTTGAATTAAAAATGATAAAATATAACGGATTTCCAGTTAATTTTTTAGATAACTCACAAGGGCTTATTAATAGTCCTTTGTTGTTTATGGAAGGAGGAACAAATGATTAAAACTTTAGTAAAAAGCTTACGTGAATATAAATTTCCGACCATTTTAACACCATTATTCGTTGCTGGCGAAACACTGTTAGAAGCTTTAATTCCTTATGTAATATCATTATTGGTTAATGATATTAAAGCAGGATCAGGATTACCAATTATTTTTAGCTATGCGTGGAAGTTGATAGCCTTATCCTTGATAGCACTTTTGTTTGGCTATTTAGCAGGTATCTATTCAGCCAAGGCATCGACAGGCTTTTCCAAGAATTTACGTCATGATGTGTTTGAGAACATTCAAAATTTCTCGTTTAACAATATTGATAAATTCTCAAGTGCTTCCCTAGTGACTCGATTGACCACCGATATTCAAACCGTTCAAATGGCGGTTATGATGATTATTCGTATGGCGGTTCGTGCTCCATTGAATATTATTTTCTCATTTACACTGGCTTATGTGATGGGTGGATCGATGGCTCTTATTTTCTTGTTTGTGGCACCGATTCTATTTTTCGGCTTAATTCTAATTATTAAAATTGTTATGCCGATATTTAAAAAAGCTTTCCCTAAGTATGATGATTTAAACCACTCGGTTGAAGAAAACATTCTCGGAATTCGTGTTGTTAAGTCATTTGTTCGTGAAGATGAGGAAATTAAGAAGTTCAATGTTTCTTCGGAAAACATTCGTACTTTATTTACAAAAGCGGAACGAATTTTAGCTTTGAACAACCCATTAATGTCCATTTCTATTTATATTGTTGTGATTTTTGTCATGATTGTTGGATCGGAAAGAATTATCACAACCGGTGGTCAAGCCTTGGATATTGGTCAGTTTGCGACCTTGTTGACATATAGTTTCCAAATCTTAGTTTCATTAATGATGCTATCGATGGTATTTGTGATGCTAACATTCTCAGAAGAATCAATGGAACGTGTTTCTGAGGTTTTGTTAGAAAAGAGCGATTTAGTTTCGCCTGAAAATGCGATTGAACAAGTTCAGGATGGCTCAATTGATTTTGAGCATGTTTCCTTCTCCTATTCAAAAGATGCCAATGAAAAAGTTTTAGAAGACATCAATGTACATATTAAACCGGGGGAAGTCATCGGTATTATAGGTGGAACCGGTTCTTCAAAATCTTCGTTAGTACAGCTAATTGCTCGTTTGTATGATGTGAACGAAGGTTCGGTTAAAGTCGGTGGTGTGGATGTTCGGAATTACAATCTTTTTAGTCTACGTGAAGAAGTAGCGATGGTCCTACAAAAGAATGTCTTATTCTCAGGCACGATTGCGGATAACATTCGTTGGGGAAATAAAGATGCCAGTTTAGAAGAAGTAAAAGAGGTTTGTCACTTAGCCTGTGCAGATGAATTCATTGATCAAATGCCTAAGGCTTATGATACATGGATTGAACAAGGCGGTACGAATGTTTCTGGTGGTCAGAAGCAGCGTTTATGTATTGCCAGAGCTTTATTAAAGAAACCAAAGATATTGATTTTAGATGATAGTACTTCTGCTGTAGATACAAAGACAGACGCTTTAATTCGTAAGGCGATGCGAACTTATATTCCTGAAACAACGAAGATTATCATTGCTCAAAGAACATCATCCGTAGAAGATGCAGACCGTGTGATTGTCCTTGAAGATGGTCGTATCAATGCGATTGGAACAAGTGAAGAATTGCTTAAGACAAACGAAATTTATCGTGAAGTTTATCTATCACAGAATAAACAAGGGACAGAAACCATTAGTGAGGAGGTGGCTTAATATGAGAAATAAGACAGCAAATCAAATTTTAATGGTGAAACGTGTCATTAAGATGTTGCTTGAATTCTATCCAAAATTATTACCGATTATTTTAATACTAACTATTGCGAATGCGGTATTGGCTTCATTGCCGGCTATTTTCCAACAAAATATTGTTTCTGTTTTACAACAGGCTTGGGATAATGGCCGGACTTGGGAAGCTACGAAGCCACTTGTAATGCAAGTGGTGTATGGTTTACTATTTGTGTACGCTTTAGCTTTAATAATCAACTTTACCAATCAACAACTCATGGCTATCTTTACTCAAGGAAGTTTGGATAAGATGAGAAAGAAGATATTTAATCATATGGAACATTTACCAATTCGCTTCTTCGATCAAAATCAGCGTGGGGATATTATGTCGTATTATACGAATGATATTGAAGCAATGCGACAGATGATTTCACAAAGCTTACCGCAGTTATTGGTATCTGCTATTTCATTAGTAACGATTTTAGCGATTATGCTGTATTATTCCATTCCATTAGCACTAGTCATTCTTTTAGGTGCCTTCGTGAGTGTTAGTGTAACGAGTAAGGTGGGTGGCTTGTCAGCGAAGTATTTCGTTGCTCAACAAAAAATGACAGGACAAACAGAAGGTGTCATTGAAGAAATGATTAATGGTCTAAAAGTCATTAAAGTATTCAATCATGAACAAGAGGCACAAGAAGCTTTTGACAAAGCGAATAATGAATTGTTTGAGGCTAGCCATATCGCAAACCGTTATGCAAATACATTAATGCCTATTTTGAATAATATTAACTATATTGTATATGCGCTAGTAGCGGTTATGAGTGGTATCTTTATTGAAACAAAATTCCCTAATTTTTCCATCTCAGGACTTGGCTTTTCAATTGCGGTTGCGGTTCCTTTCTTACAAATGTCTCGTCAATTTGCTGGTGCTATCCAACAAATTTCTCCCCAAATTAACGCAATGGTTATGGGTTTGGCAGGAGCACAACGAGTCTTTTCTCTATTAGATGAAGAAGTAGAGGAAGATGAAGGTAGCTATGAACTGGTGAACACTCGTGAGGAAAATGGAGTACTTGTTGAAAGCTCAGAAAAGACGAAACAATGGGCTTGGAAGGTAGAGCATAATGGCGTGACGGAATTGCTTGCTTTAAAGGGAGATGTCAAGTTTAAGAATGTGGATTTCTCCTATTCCCCTGATAAACAAATTCTTTATGATTTAAGCTTATACGCAAAGCCGGGGCAAAAAGTGGCCTTTGTTGGAGCAACGGGAGCTGGTAAAACAACCATTACTAACTTAATTAACCGTTTTTATGATATTGAAAAAGGACAAATTCTTTATGACGGCTTAGATATTAAGAAGATTAAGAAGTCTTCTTTGCGTAAGTCTTTAGGCATTGTTCTTCAGGATACGGTCTTATTTACAGCAACAGTTATGGAAAATATCCGCTA comes from the Bulleidia sp. zg-1006 genome and includes:
- a CDS encoding ABC transporter ATP-binding protein, with amino-acid sequence MIKTLVKSLREYKFPTILTPLFVAGETLLEALIPYVISLLVNDIKAGSGLPIIFSYAWKLIALSLIALLFGYLAGIYSAKASTGFSKNLRHDVFENIQNFSFNNIDKFSSASLVTRLTTDIQTVQMAVMMIIRMAVRAPLNIIFSFTLAYVMGGSMALIFLFVAPILFFGLILIIKIVMPIFKKAFPKYDDLNHSVEENILGIRVVKSFVREDEEIKKFNVSSENIRTLFTKAERILALNNPLMSISIYIVVIFVMIVGSERIITTGGQALDIGQFATLLTYSFQILVSLMMLSMVFVMLTFSEESMERVSEVLLEKSDLVSPENAIEQVQDGSIDFEHVSFSYSKDANEKVLEDINVHIKPGEVIGIIGGTGSSKSSLVQLIARLYDVNEGSVKVGGVDVRNYNLFSLREEVAMVLQKNVLFSGTIADNIRWGNKDASLEEVKEVCHLACADEFIDQMPKAYDTWIEQGGTNVSGGQKQRLCIARALLKKPKILILDDSTSAVDTKTDALIRKAMRTYIPETTKIIIAQRTSSVEDADRVIVLEDGRINAIGTSEELLKTNEIYREVYLSQNKQGTETISEEVA
- a CDS encoding ABC transporter ATP-binding protein; the encoded protein is MRNKTANQILMVKRVIKMLLEFYPKLLPIILILTIANAVLASLPAIFQQNIVSVLQQAWDNGRTWEATKPLVMQVVYGLLFVYALALIINFTNQQLMAIFTQGSLDKMRKKIFNHMEHLPIRFFDQNQRGDIMSYYTNDIEAMRQMISQSLPQLLVSAISLVTILAIMLYYSIPLALVILLGAFVSVSVTSKVGGLSAKYFVAQQKMTGQTEGVIEEMINGLKVIKVFNHEQEAQEAFDKANNELFEASHIANRYANTLMPILNNINYIVYALVAVMSGIFIETKFPNFSISGLGFSIAVAVPFLQMSRQFAGAIQQISPQINAMVMGLAGAQRVFSLLDEEVEEDEGSYELVNTREENGVLVESSEKTKQWAWKVEHNGVTELLALKGDVKFKNVDFSYSPDKQILYDLSLYAKPGQKVAFVGATGAGKTTITNLINRFYDIEKGQILYDGLDIKKIKKSSLRKSLGIVLQDTVLFTATVMENIRYGNLDATDAECIQAAKLAGAHEFIKHLPQGYQTVLHGGASNLSQGQTQLLAIARAAVNNPPVMILDEATSSIDTRTEQIVQTGMDNLMEGRTVFVIAHRLSTVKNSNVIIVLDHGHIIERGTHQELLNQKGQYYQLYTGAFELE